AGAAGGGGGAAAGGAGAACGGCGCTGCAGGAGAGGCCGCCCGCTCTCCTCATCGTCAGGCCCGCCGGCCGCGAGGCGGTCCGCAGCGGCGACAAGGCGGCTTAAGCGATCGTCCGGCCGGTGATGGGCGAGGATCGCGGTCGAAGCGGCGCGAAACGGAGCGGGAGCGCGCTCCGCAACGAAAGCGGCCGCTAACGGCGCATGGCCCGTCGTCGGCCCTGATGCATCAGCGGCGCGCTGAGCGAGCACGCCGATATCGTGCAGGAGGGCGGCGACCACCGCCGTTTGGAGCAGTGAGCCCGGGTGACCTTGCACGCAGTCCCTTGAAAGCGATCGTGGGAGGGGACGCCGAACTGTCGTCCGCAGTATATCATGAGGCGAAGCGGCTGGCTCGGCGGGCCGACTCGGTTGATCGCCTCATTTAATCGGCGTACAATGACCTAGAAGTTGCACGGCATTCAGCGAGCGGGCTGCCGAGCAGCCGCCGAGGGATGCCGACGCGGGAGGCCGGAGCGATGATCGAAATGGTGATCGAGAGCATCCGGGTGAGCCTGCTCAACTACCAACGAGTGGTGATCCTGAAGGAAAAAGAGTCGGACCGCTACCTGCCTATCTGGATCGGGCCGGCGGAGGCCGACGCCATTGCCATCAAGCTGCAGGACGTCTCGGTCGCTCGACCGCTCACGCACGACCTGCTGCTTGCGACGATCGGCGAACTGGGCGGGCGCGTCCTCTCTATCGTCGTGAGCGACCTGAACAACGACACCTTCTATGCGCGCATCCTCCTCGATGTCGACGGCCGCCAAGTTGAGCTCGACTCTCGACCGAGCGACGCCTTGGCGCTCGCAGTCCGGGCGAAGGCGCCGATCTACGCGGAGGAGACTGTCCTCGAAAAAGCGGGGATCTATCTCGAAGAGGAAGGCCAGCAGACGAAGCCCAGCGAACGCTCAGAGACGATCGATCAGCAAGAGCTCGAGAAGCTGCGGCCCTTCGCAGAGTTCATCAACAGCCTCGACCTTGGCGACTTCGACCAGCGACGGGGCAGCAGTTCGCGATAGCGCCCTGACCAAAAGCCGACCCCGCCCGTGCGTCAGCCGCGGCGTCCGTCGCACCGCTTCTCAGCAGCATTCTCGCTCCACGCGCAGGGCAGGGCACTGCTCCTCTCGGCCGTCTCCGATCGGCCCAGAGCGCGCGCTGTGCCGAGCCGCTTGTTGCCCTGAAGAGAAGCAGGGCAGGTATTGCGCGGGAAAAACGACGAGGGCGCGTCTAGGCCGCGCCCTCGTTCCTCTCCGCGGCGTGGCGTTATGACTCTGCCGGCTTCGTCGCTCGGCTGCGCTTGAGGGTCTCGCCGCCCTTCTTGCCGATGGTCGAGTAGTAGTCGGGACCGTGGCGCTCCTTGACGGCATAGCCGCCCTTTCGCCCGATGCGCGCGTAATAGTCGGTCCCGTGCTTCTCCTTCACCGCCTCGCCGCCCTTTTTACCAATCTCAGCGTAGAACTCCGGGCCGCGCTCGGTCGCCACGACGCGTCCGCCCTTCTTCCCAATGCTGGAGAAGAACGCCGGTCCGTAGCGCTCCTTGACGGTCTTGCCCCCCTTCTTGCCGGCTTCCTTTACGGTCATGTCCGTCATCGGACGACTCCTTTCTCCCCAATCGACAGCCACGTGTCCGGACTCGCCGCCCTGCCAGTAGCCACCGCACTCTGCAACCAACTATACGAGCAGCTCCGAGAAACTGTCAAATATTTATGACAAGTTTTCTCTCGTGCTGAGAGTGCCCTCAGATCGCAGTGCGCCGCCGGGGTTCGTCCGCGGCAGCTCGATCCGCGGACTGCCTGCAGGCCGCGGACTGGTCCGTAGGGCGCATTCCGGGTTGGCGGCTCCCTTCGCCCAGTGGACGAGGCGACGACGCACTTCCCCAGCGCAGCAGAGGCGCTCGCCTCGGGTGCCGCTTGAGGAGCACATCAGCTCGGGCCGTCTTTTCGGCGGCGCCGTGGTATGCTCATCGCGCCTGCTGGCAGGGGAGGGTACTGTGGAGAACGTCGACACGATCGTGATTGGCGCCGGCTCGGCAGGCTGTGTTATCGCAAGCCGGCTGAGCGAGGATCGTCACCATCGCGTTGTCCTCGTCGAGGCGGGACCAGATTACGGTCCGGTCGGAGCCGGTCGCTGGCCGGAACCGCTTCTCTCGGCGCGCTATCAGCCGGGGTCGCACGACTGGGGCTACCAGATGGTGGCGCGCGGCCGCACCTATCGCCAATGGCGCGGAAAGGTGGTCGGCGGCTCGTCCACGATCAATGCGGCAGGGATCACGTGGCCAACGCGAGCGGACCTCGAGCGGTGGGAAGCGCTCGGCAATCCCGGCTGGGGGTGGGCGGGGCTTCTTCCTTATTTGCAGCGCGTTGAACGCGACCGCGATGGGGCATGGCCCGGCCATGGGCGCGATGGACTGCTGCCCGTCACGACCGGCACCTCTTCCTCCGCGCTGATCGCCGATTTAGCCGGCGCCTACGAGCGGCACGGGGTTCCCCGGCTCGCCGACTTCAACGACCCGGAAGCGCGAGAAGGGTTTGGCCGAGAGACGCGAAACGTCCTCGGCGCGAGGCGAGTCCATCTCGCCGAGGCGTATCTCGACCCAGCGCGCGACCGCCCCAACCTGACCATTCTCTCCGAAACCATCGCGGACCGGATTGTCTGGCGCGGCGACCGCGCCGACGCCGTTGAGGTCATCCGCGACGGACAGCGGAGCCGGCTCGCCGGCGAGCGGATCGTGCTCTGCGCAGGCAGCTTCGGCACGCCGGCGATCCTGCAGCGCTCCGGCATCGGGCCTGCCGACCGACTCCGTCCTCTCCTTGAGGAAGGAGCCCCCCTTCATCATCTCCCCGGAGTGGGCCGCAATCTCTGGGAGCAGCCTGGTATTTTCCTCCGCTGGGAGCCTGCGCCCGGCGCGAGAGAGCGGCTGATGGCAGACGGAACGCCCTTTGCCGCTCTCGTCGTCAAGCTGAAAAGCGACCCCGCGCTTGACTGGTTTGACCTCCATGTCTTCCACAGCCACCTTGCCATCCCGGGTGAAGGGCGCTTCTTCGGCGCTCAGCTCTGGATGCTTGTGCCGGCGGAAAGCGGCGAGGTGCTGATCGCCTCGAGCGACCCCCTTGCGCCGCCGCGCATCCGCGGCGGGATCGGCCATCCTGAAGATATCGCCCGAATCGCGCAGGGGGTCAGGCGGCTGCGCGCGATCATCGGGGAGGAGTCTCTTCGCTCTTGGATCGGAGAGGAAGCCGAGCCCGGCGCCCGCCTCGACGAGAGCGCCCTCCGGGCGTGGGTGGCCGACCACCTCGACCTGTACCATCACGCCTGCGGAACCGCCAAACTCGGGCCGGCAAGCGATCCTCTCGCCGTTGCGGAGGCTGACGGCCGCGTCCGCGGGTTCCGCAATCTCTATCTCGCCGACGCCTCCTTAATTCCGGTCATTCCTCGGGCCGCTGTCCACCTGCCGGTGCTCGCTCTTGCTGAGAAGATCGCGGACGAGCTGGCAGGACGGGGGACTGCCCCGCCTGGGTACGAAACGGCGGCGAGCAGCTGAGCGCTCCAGGGGCACGCTCCGGCGTGGCTGCCCAACGACGCCGGTGCGCCTCCTTCTTACTGGGCTTCAGCCGCGGACAGGCGCTAATCGCCCCAGAAGCGCTGCTCCTGCCACGGGTCGGCGTCGTTGTGGTATCCCAGCTGCTCCCAGAAGCCGAGGCGGTCTTCTTTCAGCACTTCGACACCGCGCACCCACTTCGCGCTCTTCCAGAAGTACCGCTTCGGGACAACCAGCCGGAGCGGGTAGCCGTGTTCTGGGG
Above is a genomic segment from Dehalococcoidia bacterium containing:
- a CDS encoding GMC family oxidoreductase N-terminal domain-containing protein, coding for MENVDTIVIGAGSAGCVIASRLSEDRHHRVVLVEAGPDYGPVGAGRWPEPLLSARYQPGSHDWGYQMVARGRTYRQWRGKVVGGSSTINAAGITWPTRADLERWEALGNPGWGWAGLLPYLQRVERDRDGAWPGHGRDGLLPVTTGTSSSALIADLAGAYERHGVPRLADFNDPEAREGFGRETRNVLGARRVHLAEAYLDPARDRPNLTILSETIADRIVWRGDRADAVEVIRDGQRSRLAGERIVLCAGSFGTPAILQRSGIGPADRLRPLLEEGAPLHHLPGVGRNLWEQPGIFLRWEPAPGARERLMADGTPFAALVVKLKSDPALDWFDLHVFHSHLAIPGEGRFFGAQLWMLVPAESGEVLIASSDPLAPPRIRGGIGHPEDIARIAQGVRRLRAIIGEESLRSWIGEEAEPGARLDESALRAWVADHLDLYHHACGTAKLGPASDPLAVAEADGRVRGFRNLYLADASLIPVIPRAAVHLPVLALAEKIADELAGRGTAPPGYETAASS
- a CDS encoding bifunctional nuclease family protein, with translation MIEMVIESIRVSLLNYQRVVILKEKESDRYLPIWIGPAEADAIAIKLQDVSVARPLTHDLLLATIGELGGRVLSIVVSDLNNDTFYARILLDVDGRQVELDSRPSDALALAVRAKAPIYAEETVLEKAGIYLEEEGQQTKPSERSETIDQQELEKLRPFAEFINSLDLGDFDQRRGSSSR
- a CDS encoding general stress protein; translated protein: MTDMTVKEAGKKGGKTVKERYGPAFFSSIGKKGGRVVATERGPEFYAEIGKKGGEAVKEKHGTDYYARIGRKGGYAVKERHGPDYYSTIGKKGGETLKRSRATKPAES